One part of the Arabidopsis thaliana chromosome 1 sequence genome encodes these proteins:
- the CUL3B gene encoding cullin 3B (cullin 3B (CUL3B); CONTAINS InterPro DOMAIN/s: Winged helix-turn-helix transcription repressor DNA-binding (InterPro:IPR011991), Cullin homology (InterPro:IPR016158), Cullin protein, neddylation domain (InterPro:IPR019559), Cullin, N-terminal (InterPro:IPR001373), Cullin repeat-like-containing domain (InterPro:IPR016159); BEST Arabidopsis thaliana protein match is: cullin 3 (TAIR:AT1G26830.1); Has 30201 Blast hits to 17322 proteins in 780 species: Archae - 12; Bacteria - 1396; Metazoa - 17338; Fungi - 3422; Plants - 5037; Viruses - 0; Other Eukaryotes - 2996 (source: NCBI BLink).), with the protein MSNQKKRNFQIEAFKQRVVVDPKYADKTWKILEHAIHEIYNHNASGLSFEELYRNAYNMVLHKYGDKLYTGLVTTMTFHLKEICKSIEEAQGGAFLELLNRKWNDHNKALQMIRDILMYMDRTYVSTTKKTHVHELGLHLWRDNVVYSSKIQTRLLNTLLDLVHKERTGEVIDRVLMRNVIKMFMDLGESVYQDDFEKPFLEASAEFYKVESMEFIESCDCGEYLKKAEKPLVEEVERVVNYLDAKSEAKITSVVEREMIANHVQRLVHMENSGLVNMLLNDKYEDMGRMYSLFRRVANGLVTVRDVMTLHLREMGKQLVTDPEKSKDPVEFVQRLLDERDKYDRIINMAFNNDKTFQNALNSSFEYFVNLNTRSPEFISLFVDDKLRKGLKGVGEEDVDLILDKVMMLFRYLQEKDVFEKYYKQHLAKRLLSGKTVSDDAERNLIVKLKTECGYQFTSKLEGMFTDMKTSHDTLLGFYNSHPELSEGPTLVVQVLTTGSWPTQPTIQCNLPAEVSVLCEKFRSYYLGTHTGRRLSWQTNMGTADIKAVFGKGQKHELNVSTFQMCVLMLFNNSDRLSYKEIEQATEIPTPDLKRCLQSMACVKGKNVLRKEPMSKEIAEEDWFVVNDRFASKFYKVKIGTVVAQKETEPEKQETRQRVEEDRKPQIEAAIVRIMKSRRVLDHNNIIAEVTKQLQTRFLANPTEIKKRIESLIERDFLERDNTDRKLYRYLA; encoded by the exons ATGAGtaatcagaagaagagaaatttcCAGATTGAAGCGTTTAAGCAACGAGTCGTCGTTGATCCAAAATACGCCGATAAAACTTGGAAGATCCTTGAACATGCGATTCATGAGATTTACAATCACAACGCTAGTGGTCTCAGTTTCGAAGAGCTTTACAG AAACGCATACAACATGGTTCTACATAAGTATGGTGATAAGCTTTATACTGGACTTGTTACCACTATGACATTTCATCTCAAAGAGATATGTAAGTCTATTGAAGAAGCTCAAGGAGGAGCATTTTTAGAATTGCTTAATAGGAAATGGAATGATCATAACAAAGCGTTGCAAATGATTAGGGATATTCTCATGTATATGGATCGTACTTACGTTTCTACTACTAAGAAAACTCATGTTCATGAGCTTGGACTTCATCTCTGGAGAGATAATGTTGTGTATTCGAGTAAGATTCAGACTAGGCTATTGAATACGCTTCTTGATTTAGTTCATAAGGAACGGACTGGTGAAGTTATAGATAGGGTGTTGATGAGGAATGTGATTAAGATGTTTATGGATTTAGGTGAATCTGTTTATCAAGATGATTTTGAGAAGCCGTTTTTGGAAGCTTCTGCTGAGTTTTATAAGGTTGAGTCAATGGAGTTTATTGAGTCTTGTGATTGTGGTGAGTATTTGAAGAAAGCTGAGAAGCCTTTAGTGGAAGAAGTCGAAAGGGTTGTGAATTATTTGGATGCTAAGAGCGAAGCGAAGATTACTAGTGTGGTTGAAAGAGAGATGATTGCTAACCATGTGCAGAGACTAGTTCATATGGAGAATTCAGGTTTGGTTAATATGCTTTTGAATGATAAGTATGAGGATATGGGTAGAATGTATAGTTTGTTCCGTAGGGTTGCTAATGGTCTTGTAACGGTTAGAGATGTTATGACTTTGCATCTTAGGGAAATGGGAAAACAGTTGGTTACTGATCCAGAGAAATCAAAGGATCCGGTTGAATTTGTGCAGCGTCTATTGGATGAGCGGGATAAGTATGACAGAATTATCAACATGGCATTTAACAACGATAAGACGTTCCAGAATGCGCTAAATTCTTCGTTTGAGTATTTCGTCAACTTGAACACACGTTCTCCTGAGTTTATCTCCCTGTTTGTTGATGATAAGCTACGAAAAGGACTAAAAGGTGTGGGAGAGGAGGATGTCGATCTTATTCTTGATAAGGTGATGATGTTGTTTCGCTACTTACAGGAGAAAGACGTTTTTGAGAAATATTACAAACAGCATCTGGCGAAAAGGCTTTTATCTGGAAAAACTGTGTCGGATGATGCAGAGAGGAATCTGATAGTGAAACTGAAGACGGAATGTGGGTATCAATTCACTTCGAAACTTGAAGGTATGTTCACTGACATGAAGACCTCACACGACACGCTGCTAGGATTTTATAATAGCCATCCCGAGCTTTCAGAAGGACCTACACTTGTTGTTCAGGTTCTCACAACCGGTTCTTGGCCCACACAGCCAACCATACAATGTAACCTACCTGCAGAAGTTTCTGTTCTGTGTGAGAAGTTCAGGTCATATTACCTCGGGACTCACACCGGTAGGAGATTGTCTTGGCAAACGAATATGGGAACAGCAGATATCAAAGCAGTGTTTGGAAAGGGTCAGAAGCATGAACTAAACGTTTCGACTTTCCAAATGTGTGTCCTTATGTTGTTCAACAACTCTGATCGACTAAGCTACAAAGAGATCGAACAGGCAACTGAAATCCCCACCCCAGACCTAAAGCGTTGCTTGCAGTCAATGGCGTGTGTAAAAGGTAAAAACGTGCTAAGAAAAGAACCAATGAGCAAGGAGATAGCAGAGGAGGACTGGTTTGTTGTGAACGACAGGTTCGCAAGCAAGTTCTACAAAGTGAAGATAGGAACTGTGGTGGCACAAAAGGAGACAGAACCAGAGAAGCAAGAGACAAGACagagagtagaagaagacAGAAAACCTCAGATCGAAGCAGCCATCGTGAGGATAATGAAGTCTAGACGAGTGTTGGATCACAACAACATAATCGCAGAGGTCACCAAACAGTTGCAGACGCGGTTCTTGGCAAACCCAAcagagataaagaagagaattgaATCACTCATTGAGCGTGATTTCTTGGAGAGGGATAATACAGACCGGAAACTTTACCGCTATCTAGCGTAA
- a CDS encoding ran guanine nucleotide release factor, putative (Mog1/PsbP/DUF1795-like photosystem II reaction center PsbP family protein) (Mog1/PsbP/DUF1795-like photosystem II reaction center PsbP family protein; CONTAINS InterPro DOMAIN/s: Mog1/PsbP/DUF1795, alpha/beta/alpha sandwich (InterPro:IPR016124), Ran-interacting Mog1 protein (InterPro:IPR007681), Mog1/PsbP, alpha/beta/alpha sandwich (InterPro:IPR016123); Has 275 Blast hits to 275 proteins in 139 species: Archae - 0; Bacteria - 0; Metazoa - 62; Fungi - 115; Plants - 49; Viruses - 0; Other Eukaryotes - 49 (source: NCBI BLink).), which produces MSVELCSVRPLFGGAISTVFPQRFQDVSNIRQVPDHQEVFVDPSRDESLIFELLDFKAEVGDIGSASWFLNDLASEQDAEGFQLIEQSEVIEAPGLSFRNISAVATTAIGEMAISKGRQGREAQNLVRVYVANIRLKGVDTDVLVTAYEPILINPLSESADAVGSGLAVPASQSGKMPMCDIIKQSLSTFKVNDWNLFGSSA; this is translated from the exons ATGTCTGTTGAGTTATGTTCGGTGAGGCCTTTGTTTGGTGGCGCTATTTCCACCGTCTTCCCTCAAAGATTTCAG GATGTGAGTAATATCCGACAAGTTCCAGATCATCAG GAAGTGTTTGTGGATCCTTCAAGAGATGagagtttgatttttgagttGTTGGATTTCAAGGCTGAGGTTGGTGACATTGGCAGTGCCTCTTGGTTCCTTAATGATCTTGCGAGTGAGCAAGATGCTGAAGGATTTCAG TTGATTGAGCAATCAGAGGTCATTGAGGCGCCTGGACTGTCTTTCAGAAACATCTCTGCTGTTGCGACAACTGCTATTGGAGAGATG GCTATATCCAAAGGAAGACAGGGAAGAGAAGCACAAAACCTAGTGAGA GTATATGTGGCAAATATTCGTCTTAAGGGAGTTGATACAGATGTCTTAGTGACTGCCTATGAACCTATCCTGATAAA TCCTCTGAGCGAAAGCGCGGATGCTGTGGGATCTGGTTTAGCTGTCCCAGCTTCACAATCTGGAAAAATGCCAATGTGTGATATCATTAAACAATCACTCTCTACATTCAAAGTCAATGACTGGAATCTTTTCGGTTCCTCAGCTTGA
- a CDS encoding TRAF-like family protein (TRAF-like family protein; FUNCTIONS IN: molecular_function unknown; INVOLVED IN: N-terminal protein myristoylation; LOCATED IN: vacuole; CONTAINS InterPro DOMAIN/s: TRAF-like (InterPro:IPR008974), MATH (InterPro:IPR002083); BEST Arabidopsis thaliana protein match is: TRAF-like family protein (TAIR:AT1G69660.1); Has 587 Blast hits to 575 proteins in 46 species: Archae - 0; Bacteria - 0; Metazoa - 62; Fungi - 2; Plants - 515; Viruses - 0; Other Eukaryotes - 8 (source: NCBI BLink).), translating into MGASCSAPVSSTIKKNWRDHPPSSYSLKIHNFSQLEKTTSFSGHKYQSRLFSSGDITGNVKDNGSGFISMYVELDSSSLMESKPPTEVFAELRFFVYNKKQNKYFTKDVEIKRFDALKMVWGLPKGNECEFGVDVIVAPPLTNWEILSFHDEKLSYPKVTWSVKNFSQWKENECSKPNRFSIGGREWVLKLFPKGNSRAKGKYLSVFLYLADNETLKPDEKIFTQVVVRILNPLGSNHVASRLNYWHKGSNFGYGWCKFLSLDKIRKTYLDKEDTLMIEAEFEVVSATKFSTII; encoded by the exons ATGGGTGCATCATGCTCAGCACCAGTTTCTTCTACTATCAAGAAAAACTGGAGAGATCatcctccttcttcttattctctcAAGATTCACAACTTCTCCCAACTTGAGAAAACTACTTCCTTCTCTGGTCATAAATACCAATCTCGTCTTTTCTCCTCTGGTGATATAACTG GGAACGTAAAGGACAATGGAAGTGGATTTATTTCGATGTACGTGGAATTAGACAGCTCAAGCTTGATGGAATCCAAACCACCAACTGAAGTGTTTGCGGAACTCCGCTTCTTTGTCtacaacaagaaacaaaacaagtactTTACTAAAG ATGTTGAAATAAAGCGGTTCGATGCACTTAAAATGGTGTGGGGATTGCCAAAA GGTAATGAATGTGAGTTTGGTGTTGATGTCATTGTTGCTCCACCTCTTACCAATTGGGAAATCCTCTCTTTTCATGATGAGAAACTCTCTTATCCCAAGGTCACTTGGAGTGTTAAGAACTTTTCTCAGTGGAAAGAAAATGAGTGTTCCAAACCAAACAGATTTTCAATAGGAGGAAGGGAATG GGTTCTAAAGCTGTTTCCGAAGGGCAACTCTAGAGCAAAAGGCAAATATTTATCCGTGTTTCTTTATTTAGCTGATAATGAAACACTAAAACCAGATGAGAAGATTTTCACGCAAGTAGTTGTGCGAATTCTAAACCCGCTTGGATCCAATCACGTGGCAAGCCGAT TGAACTACTGGCACAAGGGATCAAACTTTGGTTACGGTTGGTGTAAATTTCTTTCCTTAGATAAAATTCGGAAGACTTACTTGGACAAAGAAGACACGTTGATGATTGAGGCCGAATTTGAAGTTGTTTCCGCGACCAAATTCTCTACCATTAtctaa
- a CDS encoding TRAF-like family protein (TRAF-like family protein; CONTAINS InterPro DOMAIN/s: TRAF-like (InterPro:IPR008974), MATH (InterPro:IPR002083); BEST Arabidopsis thaliana protein match is: TRAF-like family protein (TAIR:AT1G69650.1); Has 713 Blast hits to 640 proteins in 41 species: Archae - 0; Bacteria - 0; Metazoa - 7; Fungi - 15; Plants - 671; Viruses - 0; Other Eukaryotes - 20 (source: NCBI BLink).), producing MESTPPTEAFAELRFYVYNKKENKYFTIQDVEVKRFNALRMVWGLLKVLSYDTFTNPENGFIFEGGECEFGVDVLVAPPLTNWEILSFDEKLSPPKFSWNLKNFSELKEDVYTSNKYPMGGKEWVLKLYPKGNSRADGKYLSLYVHLADSETLKSDEKNFKQGHVRVLNPLGSNHVEVQSSCWYKESSRGWGWDHFLSIANLRKTYLDKEDALNVEIEFKVVSATKYSPII from the exons ATGGAATCCACACCACCAACTGAGGCGTTTGCGGAACTCCGCTTCTATGTCtacaacaagaaagaaaacaagtacTTTACTATTCAAG atgTGGAAGTAAAGCGTTTCAATGCACTTAGAATGGTGTGGGGATTGCTAAAAGTTCTTTCATATGATACATTTACTAATCCTGAAAATGGATTCATCTTTGAGGGTGGTGAATGTGAGTTTGGTGTTGATGTCCTTGTTGCTCCACCCCTTACTAATTGGgaaattctctcttttgatgaGAAACTCTCTCCTCCCAAATTCTCTTGGAATCTTAAGAATTTTTCTGAGTTGAAAGAGGATGTTTACACATCAAACAAATATCCCATGGGAGGAAAGGAATG GGTTCTAAAGCTGTATCCAAAGGGAAACTCTAGAGCAGATGGCAAATATTTATCCCTATATGTGCATTTAGCTGATAGTGAAACACTAAAATCAGATGAGAAGAATTTCAAGCAAGGACATGTGCGAGTTCTTAACCCACTTGGATCTAATCACGTCGAAGTACAat CGAGCTGCTGGTACAAGGAATCAAGCAGGGGTTGGGGTTGGGATCACTTTCTGTCTATAGCTAATCTTCGGAAGACTTACTTGGACAAAGAAGATGCGTTGAATGTTGAAATCGAATTCAAAGTTGTTTCTGCAACCAAGTATTCTCCCATTATCTAA
- the SBH1 gene encoding sphingoid base hydroxylase 1 (sphingoid base hydroxylase 1 (SBH1); CONTAINS InterPro DOMAIN/s: Fatty acid hydroxylase (InterPro:IPR006694); BEST Arabidopsis thaliana protein match is: sphingoid base hydroxylase 2 (TAIR:AT1G14290.1); Has 2400 Blast hits to 2339 proteins in 395 species: Archae - 0; Bacteria - 406; Metazoa - 416; Fungi - 708; Plants - 429; Viruses - 3; Other Eukaryotes - 438 (source: NCBI BLink).) produces MMMGFAVSDELLGTVAPIVVYWLYSGIYVALSSLESYRLHSKVEEEEKNLVSKSSVVKGVLVQQVVQAVVAILLFTVTGSDAEADKAQQFSFLVLARQFVTAMIVLDTWQYFMHRYMHQNKFLYKHIHSQHHRLIVPYAYGALYNHPVEGLLLDTIGGALSFLVSGMSPRTSIFFFSFATIKTVDDHCGLWLPGNLFHMVFKNNSAYHDIHHQLYGTKYNFSQPFFVMWDRILGTYMPYSLEKREDGGFEARPTKEFKDD; encoded by the exons ATGATGATGGGTTTTGCTGTATCGGATGAATTGTTGGGTACTGTTGCTCCGATTGTGGTGTACTGGTTGTATTCTGGGATTTATGTAGCGCTCTCCTCTTTAGAGAGTTATAGATTGCATTcaaaggttgaagaagaagagaagaatcttgTATCGAAATCTTCTGTTGTGAAAGGTGTTCTTGTTCAACAGGTTGTTCAAGCTGTTGTCGCTATCCTTTTGTTCACG GTGACGGGAAGTGATGCCGAAGCAGACAAAGCGCAACAGTTTTCCTTCTTGGTCCTAGCAAGACAGTTTGTGACTGCCATGATAGTCCTCGACACATGGCAATACTTCATGCATCGATATATGCATCAGAACAAGTTCTTATACAAACATATCCACTCTCAACACCACCGTCTTATCGTCCCTTATGCATATGGAGCTTTATACAACCATCCAGTGGAAGGTCTTCTCTTGGATACAATTGGAGGCGCCTTATCTTTCCTAGTCTCTGGTATGTCTCCAAGaacttccatcttcttcttctctttcgcCACGATCAAAACCGTGGACGACCATTGCGGTCTCTGGCTACCTGGAAACTTATTCCATATGGTCTTCAAGAACAACTCGGCTTACCACGATATCCATCATCAGCTCTATGGAACCAAATACAATTTCTCTCAGCCTTTCTTTGTCATGTGGGATCGGATTCTTGGAACTTACATGCCTTACTCGcttgagaaaagagaagatggaGGATTCGAAGCTCGCCCGACTAAAGAATTCAAAGACGATTAA